A region from the Mesorhizobium sp. J8 genome encodes:
- a CDS encoding GtrA family protein translates to MSAGQPPRSTGNKIVRFALVGLVNTGIDLAAFFLLLKLAVPALAANVCAWFVAVLFSFVANRFWSFERDPGIRLHHSFLRFVSLGALISLGVSSLSIAALAGAIGVWPAKIIGVVVAAVLNFLAARWSIEGRLLK, encoded by the coding sequence ATGAGCGCCGGCCAGCCGCCGCGTTCGACCGGCAACAAGATCGTCCGTTTCGCCTTGGTCGGACTGGTCAACACCGGTATCGACCTCGCCGCCTTCTTCCTGCTGCTCAAGCTCGCGGTGCCGGCTTTGGCCGCCAATGTCTGTGCGTGGTTCGTCGCGGTGCTCTTCTCCTTCGTGGCGAACCGCTTCTGGTCCTTCGAGCGGGACCCCGGCATCCGGCTGCACCACTCCTTCCTGCGCTTCGTCTCGCTGGGCGCGCTGATCTCGCTTGGCGTTTCGAGCCTGTCGATCGCTGCCCTGGCAGGGGCCATCGGCGTGTGGCCGGCCAAGATCATCGGCGTCGTGGTTGCGGCCGTGCTGAACTTCCTGGCGGCGCGCTGGTCGATCGAGGGCCGGTTGCTGAAATAG
- a CDS encoding MaoC family dehydratase — protein MEPISLDTLLASVGKEVGVSPWRTVTQRMIDQFADATDDHQFIHCDPERAKRETPFGGTIAHGFLSLSLLSAMTFETMPPIENTKMGVNHGFDTLRFLAPVKTGSRIRTRFVLADVKVRPSGWVQTAHDVTIEIEGSKKPALTARWLTLTLIERQPENA, from the coding sequence GTGGAACCGATCAGTCTCGATACGCTTCTGGCGAGCGTCGGCAAGGAGGTCGGCGTCTCGCCCTGGCGAACCGTCACGCAGCGCATGATCGACCAGTTCGCCGATGCGACCGACGACCACCAGTTCATTCATTGCGATCCTGAGCGCGCCAAGCGCGAGACCCCGTTCGGCGGCACCATCGCGCATGGCTTCCTGTCGCTGTCGCTCTTGTCGGCAATGACCTTCGAGACCATGCCGCCGATCGAAAACACCAAGATGGGCGTCAACCATGGGTTCGACACGCTGCGCTTCCTGGCCCCGGTGAAGACCGGTTCTCGCATCCGCACCCGCTTCGTGCTGGCGGACGTCAAGGTGCGGCCGTCCGGCTGGGTGCAGACGGCGCATGACGTGACCATCGAGATCGAAGGTTCGAAGAAGCCGGCGCTGACGGCGCGCTGGCTGACCTTGACGCTGATCGAGCGTCAGCCCGAGAACGCATGA
- a CDS encoding MurR/RpiR family transcriptional regulator, with product MISSIAELISDRIGAMPAGERRAAQTLIANYPLTGLKTVAEFSAAAGVSSPTILRFVARLGFQNYPEFQSALQDELAAQLQSPASRTLDPGSSGGAVSPMLEATLDNMRETFRHLSDKQLADIAARLAERRGKTFLIGGRFTDPLARYMAAHLAIIQPDVYHLAGQESIWRDRLIDMGKRDVLVIFDIRRYQESLVRFAEKAHHRGVQIILFTDQWLSPIARFARHVIAGRTAVPSAWDSSAALFVVAETLIGAVTRQLEAAGAKRIRDLESLR from the coding sequence ATGATTTCCAGCATTGCCGAACTGATCTCGGACCGCATCGGGGCGATGCCGGCGGGCGAGCGCCGCGCGGCCCAGACGCTGATCGCCAACTATCCGCTGACCGGACTGAAGACGGTCGCCGAATTCTCGGCCGCGGCCGGCGTGTCCTCGCCGACGATCCTGCGCTTCGTCGCAAGGCTCGGCTTCCAGAACTACCCCGAATTCCAGTCGGCGCTGCAGGACGAGTTGGCCGCGCAATTGCAATCGCCGGCTTCGCGCACGCTGGATCCTGGCTCGTCCGGCGGCGCCGTTTCGCCGATGCTCGAGGCGACGCTCGACAACATGCGCGAGACCTTCCGCCACCTTAGCGACAAACAGCTCGCCGACATAGCCGCGCGGCTTGCCGAGCGGCGCGGCAAGACCTTCCTCATCGGCGGCCGTTTCACCGATCCGCTGGCACGCTACATGGCCGCCCATCTCGCCATCATCCAGCCGGATGTCTATCACCTCGCCGGCCAGGAGAGCATCTGGCGCGACCGCCTGATCGACATGGGCAAGCGCGACGTTCTGGTGATCTTCGACATCCGCCGCTACCAGGAAAGTCTCGTCCGCTTCGCCGAGAAGGCGCATCATCGCGGCGTGCAGATCATCCTTTTCACCGACCAGTGGCTCTCGCCGATCGCCCGCTTCGCCCGCCATGTGATCGCCGGGCGCACCGCCGTGCCTTCGGCCTGGGATTCGTCGGCCGCTCTGTTCGTCGTCGCCGAAACCCTGATCGGCGCCGTGACAAGGCAATTGGAAGCGGCCGGCGCCAAGCGCATCCGCGACCTGGAGAGCCTGCGTTAG
- a CDS encoding acyl-CoA dehydrogenase family protein has product MADMNLGMTERLRPIHQRVAVMVRDEIAPLGEEFLAEVGKGGDRWAYTSRQTEILEGLKKTARERGLWNFWLTDSQRGYGLSTVEYAYLAEEMGKAHLGAETFNCSAPDTGNMEVLERYGSDAHKRDWLEPLLEGKIRSAYLMTEPDVASSDATNISMRCERQGDDYVLNGEKWWASGAGDPRCTIYIVMVKTGSDEEPRHRRHSMILVPADSKGITKLRPMQVYGDDDAPHGHMHLRFENVRVPAANLILGEGRGFEIAQGRLGPGRIHHCMRAIGQAEMALEMLCQRSVRREAFGQSLAKLGANFDIIAECRMEIEMARLLCLKAAWMIDQGDARAAAPWISQIKVVAPRVALKVTDEAVQMFGAQGISQDTPLARSWTHLRTLRLADGPDAVHRRQVARTELKKYTQEKV; this is encoded by the coding sequence ATGGCGGACATGAATCTCGGGATGACCGAGCGGCTGAGGCCGATCCACCAGCGCGTGGCGGTGATGGTGCGCGACGAGATCGCCCCGCTCGGCGAAGAGTTCCTTGCCGAAGTCGGCAAGGGCGGCGACCGCTGGGCCTACACGTCCAGGCAGACGGAGATCCTGGAAGGCTTGAAGAAGACGGCGCGTGAACGCGGCCTGTGGAACTTCTGGCTCACCGATTCCCAGCGCGGCTACGGCCTGTCCACCGTCGAATACGCCTATCTGGCGGAGGAGATGGGCAAGGCGCATCTCGGCGCCGAGACCTTCAACTGCTCGGCGCCCGACACCGGCAACATGGAGGTGCTGGAGCGCTACGGTTCGGATGCGCACAAGCGCGATTGGCTGGAGCCGCTGCTCGAGGGCAAGATTCGTTCGGCCTATCTGATGACCGAGCCGGACGTGGCGTCATCGGACGCCACCAATATATCGATGCGCTGCGAGCGTCAGGGCGACGATTATGTGCTCAACGGCGAGAAATGGTGGGCATCGGGCGCCGGCGATCCGCGCTGCACCATCTATATCGTCATGGTCAAGACCGGATCGGACGAGGAACCGCGGCATCGCCGGCATTCGATGATCCTGGTGCCCGCCGACAGCAAGGGCATCACCAAATTGCGGCCGATGCAGGTCTATGGCGACGACGACGCGCCGCATGGCCATATGCATCTGAGATTCGAGAATGTACGCGTGCCGGCGGCGAACCTGATCCTCGGCGAGGGCAGGGGTTTCGAGATCGCGCAGGGACGGCTCGGCCCCGGCCGTATCCATCACTGCATGCGCGCCATCGGCCAGGCGGAGATGGCGCTTGAGATGCTTTGCCAGCGCTCGGTGCGGCGCGAGGCCTTCGGCCAGTCATTGGCAAAGCTCGGCGCCAATTTCGACATCATCGCCGAATGCCGCATGGAGATCGAGATGGCGCGGCTCTTGTGCCTCAAGGCCGCTTGGATGATCGACCAGGGAGACGCCCGCGCGGCCGCGCCCTGGATCAGCCAGATCAAGGTGGTGGCGCCGCGCGTCGCGCTGAAGGTCACCGACGAGGCGGTGCAGATGTTCGGCGCGCAAGGCATCAGCCAAGACACGCCGCTCGCCCGCTCCTGGACACATCTGAGGACATTGCGGCTCGCGGACGGGCCGGACGCCGTGCACCGACGCCAGGTGGCCCGCACGGAGCTGAAGAAATACACGCAGGAAAAGGTCTGA
- a CDS encoding N-formylglutamate amidohydrolase, producing the protein MEKARPASLAPSETVRVTNPGGSSPFVFTCDHASNFLPAELGTLGLPIEDLSRHIAWDPGALPVASRMAEALDATLVETRVSRLVIDCNRPLDAPDLVPPVSETTVIPGNAGLSDKQRAARIDLAWRPFHDTIAQTVERRLARGQETRLVSVHSFTPVYKGKSRPWHIGIIHDDDRRLAKPLVAALRRLAGVTVGVNEPYSPADRVYFTLERHARSRGLACAMIEIRNDEIAGETGQRKWADLLTGIFSNLEPEEAKGSRQSAMGKSVQSAS; encoded by the coding sequence ATGGAGAAAGCACGGCCCGCCAGCCTTGCACCGTCGGAGACCGTAAGGGTGACCAACCCTGGCGGTTCGAGTCCCTTCGTCTTCACCTGCGACCACGCCTCGAACTTCCTGCCCGCCGAACTCGGCACGCTCGGGCTGCCCATCGAAGACCTTTCCCGCCACATCGCCTGGGATCCCGGCGCGCTTCCCGTCGCCAGCCGCATGGCTGAGGCGCTCGACGCCACCTTGGTCGAGACCCGAGTGTCGCGGCTCGTCATCGACTGCAACAGGCCGCTCGACGCGCCCGACCTCGTGCCGCCGGTCAGCGAGACGACGGTCATTCCCGGCAACGCCGGTCTTTCCGACAAGCAGCGCGCCGCGCGCATCGACCTGGCCTGGCGCCCGTTCCACGACACGATCGCTCAGACCGTCGAGCGACGGCTGGCGCGCGGCCAGGAGACGCGTCTGGTGTCGGTGCACTCTTTCACGCCGGTCTACAAGGGTAAGAGCCGGCCATGGCATATCGGCATCATCCATGATGACGACCGCCGCCTGGCGAAGCCCCTGGTCGCGGCTTTGCGGCGGCTTGCCGGCGTCACCGTCGGCGTCAACGAACCCTATTCGCCGGCCGACCGTGTCTATTTCACGCTGGAACGGCACGCGCGTTCGCGCGGCCTTGCCTGCGCAATGATCGAAATCCGCAACGACGAAATCGCCGGCGAGACCGGGCAGCGGAAATGGGCGGATCTGCTCACGGGCATATTTTCGAATCTGGAGCCCGAGGAGGCCAAGGGCTCCCGACAAAGCGCAATGGGAAAGTCAGTACAATCGGCCAGCTAA
- a CDS encoding glycosyltransferase family 2 protein: MAEMLDIIAPFFNEAESAIAFVGLLDRLEAAVVERFGMTVRKILIDDGSRDGSAETFAAALSGSWEIVRLSRNFGKEAAVLAGLDHSRGDMVLIMDSDLQHSMDISLKMIGELVENPQIDVVYAQNDRREGSWRRSQLARLFYKLINSSQRFDIPENAGDFRVMRGAVARALTSVRDKRRFNKGLFAWAGFRQKAVLYSPENRAGGTSKWTRFNLIAFSLEGFTSFSVIPLRVISLIGLLTAFAGLAYGVKVLFEVLFYGIAVPGYPSIMVAVVLFGGLNLALLGLIGEYVWVTLSESKDRPVYIVRDVLHGNAAEQAAPDR, translated from the coding sequence ATGGCTGAGATGCTCGACATCATCGCGCCGTTCTTCAACGAGGCCGAATCCGCCATCGCGTTTGTCGGGCTGCTCGACAGGCTGGAAGCGGCCGTGGTGGAGCGCTTCGGCATGACGGTCCGCAAGATACTCATCGACGACGGCAGCCGCGACGGCAGCGCCGAGACATTCGCCGCGGCGTTGTCGGGTTCCTGGGAGATCGTGCGGCTGAGCCGCAATTTCGGCAAGGAAGCGGCCGTGCTCGCCGGCCTCGACCATTCGCGCGGCGACATGGTCCTGATCATGGATTCCGATCTCCAGCACTCCATGGACATCAGTCTCAAGATGATCGGCGAGCTGGTCGAAAATCCGCAGATCGACGTGGTCTATGCGCAGAACGACCGGCGCGAGGGGAGCTGGCGGCGCAGCCAGCTTGCGCGGCTGTTCTACAAGTTGATCAACAGCAGCCAGCGCTTCGATATCCCGGAAAATGCCGGAGACTTCCGCGTCATGCGCGGCGCGGTGGCCCGCGCCTTGACCAGCGTGCGCGACAAGCGGCGTTTCAACAAGGGCCTGTTCGCCTGGGCCGGCTTCCGCCAGAAGGCGGTGCTTTACTCGCCGGAGAACCGCGCCGGCGGCACGTCGAAATGGACCAGGTTCAACCTGATCGCGTTCTCGCTTGAAGGGTTCACCTCGTTTTCCGTGATCCCGCTGCGCGTCATCAGCCTCATCGGATTGCTGACGGCATTCGCCGGTCTCGCCTATGGCGTGAAGGTGCTCTTCGAAGTCCTGTTCTACGGCATCGCCGTGCCCGGCTATCCCAGCATCATGGTCGCCGTCGTGCTTTTTGGCGGCCTCAACCTGGCCCTGCTCGGCCTGATCGGCGAATATGTCTGGGTCACGCTCAGCGAAAGCAAGGACCGGCCCGTCTACATCGTGCGCGACGTGCTGCATGGCAATGCCGCCGAGCAGGCTGCTCCCGACAGATGA
- a CDS encoding zinc-binding dehydrogenase translates to MTLPSQMRGLLLVDDGYAKTPSTAALEAMEPYLQPGNIGVPAPGPTQALIKVSLASVNPSDIAFIKGQYGQPRVKGRPAGFEGVGIVVATGDDPYAKSLAGKRVAFATGVSNWGAWADYAVAEAASCIPLIDTVRDEDGAAMIVNPLTALAMFDIVREEGEKAFVMTAGASQLCKLIVGLAKEEGFRPIVTVRRDEQIPLLKKLGAAHVLKEKAADFEVALRETMKAEQPRIFLDAVTGPLASAIFAAMPKRARWIVYGRLDAEPTVIREPGQLIFQHKRVEGFWLAEWMRQFRDRLGPAVLEAQKRFSDGRWSTDVTAVVPLDEAMARLPAELAKPNGKVFIKP, encoded by the coding sequence ATGACGCTTCCATCGCAAATGCGGGGCCTGCTGCTTGTCGACGACGGCTATGCGAAGACACCTTCCACGGCAGCGCTCGAAGCCATGGAGCCTTACCTCCAGCCCGGCAACATAGGCGTGCCGGCACCTGGGCCGACACAGGCGCTGATCAAGGTCAGCCTCGCCTCGGTCAATCCGTCCGACATCGCCTTCATCAAGGGCCAGTACGGCCAGCCGCGGGTCAAGGGTCGGCCGGCGGGTTTCGAGGGCGTCGGCATCGTCGTCGCCACGGGCGACGACCCGTACGCAAAAAGCCTTGCGGGCAAGCGCGTCGCCTTCGCCACAGGCGTCTCGAACTGGGGCGCCTGGGCGGACTATGCCGTCGCCGAGGCGGCGTCCTGCATCCCGCTCATCGATACGGTGCGCGACGAGGATGGCGCGGCGATGATCGTCAATCCGCTGACGGCGCTGGCCATGTTCGACATCGTCAGGGAAGAAGGCGAAAAGGCTTTCGTCATGACGGCCGGCGCCAGCCAGCTCTGCAAGCTGATCGTCGGGCTGGCGAAGGAAGAAGGTTTCCGGCCGATCGTCACCGTGCGCCGCGACGAGCAGATCCCGTTGTTGAAGAAGCTCGGCGCCGCCCATGTGCTCAAAGAGAAGGCGGCGGATTTCGAGGTGGCACTGCGCGAGACAATGAAGGCCGAGCAGCCACGCATTTTCCTCGACGCCGTCACCGGCCCGCTGGCGTCCGCCATCTTCGCCGCCATGCCGAAGCGCGCGCGCTGGATCGTCTATGGAAGGCTCGACGCCGAGCCGACGGTGATCCGCGAGCCCGGTCAATTGATCTTCCAGCACAAGCGTGTCGAGGGCTTCTGGCTGGCCGAATGGATGCGGCAATTCCGCGACAGGCTGGGTCCGGCGGTCCTGGAAGCGCAGAAGCGATTTTCCGACGGGCGCTGGTCGACCGACGTCACGGCGGTCGTGCCGCTGGACGAGGCGATGGCGCGGCTGCCGGCCGAGCTCGCCAAGCCCAACGGAAAGGTGTTCATCAAACCCTGA
- a CDS encoding SDR family oxidoreductase, whose protein sequence is MSYLDKLFSVAGKTALVTGAATGIGRMVATGLVHAGAHVMIASRKGEDCAKVANELNALGGSGHAEGFAGDVSSEAGIAALVAEVKARTERLHILVNNAGISWGAPLQDFPYHAWAKVFGVNVTAVFHLTRELLPLLDAAASDEDPARVINLGSVMGTQPLADDAYSYTASKAAVHHLTRTLAIEFAARRITVNAFAPGPFQSRMTAFATATEEQAKHVGNHVPLGRIGVADDIAGATLYLCSRAGSYVTGAILPIDGGQSVQHGMTLFKE, encoded by the coding sequence ATGAGCTATCTGGACAAGCTGTTCTCGGTCGCCGGCAAGACCGCGCTGGTGACGGGCGCGGCGACCGGCATCGGCCGCATGGTGGCGACCGGGCTGGTGCACGCCGGCGCTCATGTGATGATCGCCTCGCGCAAGGGCGAGGATTGCGCGAAAGTCGCCAACGAATTGAACGCGCTCGGCGGCTCCGGCCATGCCGAGGGCTTTGCCGGCGACGTGTCCAGCGAAGCGGGGATCGCTGCTTTGGTGGCTGAGGTCAAGGCGCGCACGGAGCGCCTGCATATTCTGGTCAACAATGCCGGCATTTCCTGGGGCGCGCCGCTGCAGGATTTCCCTTACCACGCCTGGGCCAAGGTGTTCGGCGTCAACGTCACCGCCGTCTTCCACCTGACCCGGGAGCTTTTGCCGCTGCTCGACGCGGCGGCAAGCGACGAGGACCCGGCCCGCGTGATCAATCTGGGCTCCGTGATGGGCACCCAGCCGTTGGCCGACGACGCCTATTCCTACACCGCCTCCAAGGCCGCCGTGCATCATTTGACGCGCACGCTGGCGATCGAGTTCGCCGCCCGCCGCATCACCGTCAACGCCTTTGCGCCGGGTCCTTTCCAGAGCCGCATGACAGCCTTTGCCACCGCGACCGAGGAGCAGGCGAAACATGTTGGTAACCATGTTCCGCTCGGTCGTATCGGCGTGGCGGATGACATTGCCGGCGCAACGCTTTATTTGTGCAGCCGTGCCGGAAGCTACGTCACCGGCGCCATCCTGCCGATCGACGGCGGCCAGTCGGTGCAGCATGGAATGACTTTGTTCAAGGAATAG
- a CDS encoding amino acid permease: MAADDYTEVDKAKDIQVLHSMGYAQELERRLSRFSNFAVSFSIICILSGGINSLAQATSGAGGIGIGIGWLVGCFVSLTFAVAMSQISSAYPTAGGLYHWGSILGNRGTGWVTAWLNLLGLITVLGAINVGTWTFFVGAFGPALGIEGTLTNQMIFLVIITGAQALINHLGIKLTAKLTDFSGYLIFFGSILIAVVCLLFAQTWDFSRLFTFHNYSGDAGGGVWPQVSNAWVFALGLLLPIYTITGYDASAHTSEETIKAASSVPRAMVMSVIWSALFGYLFLAAFVLMIPNMDDAAKQGWNVFFWAFDQRVPSGLKEFVYLVVFLAQLLCGLATVTSASRMIFAFSRDGGLPGSAALAKVSPTYRTPVAAIWTASILSVLFVWGSSVVSVAGTSAYTIVVSCTVIFLFLSFTVPIVLGMMAWGTPKWDKMGPWNMGRGIFMLFAFLSIVSMILIFVIGIQPPNDWALYITVGFFLLTAIVWFAFERNRFQGPPLGDIIAARQAAIKAAEQAVGETGH, from the coding sequence ATGGCAGCAGACGACTATACCGAAGTCGATAAGGCGAAGGATATTCAGGTCCTTCACAGCATGGGCTATGCCCAGGAACTGGAGCGGCGCCTCAGCCGCTTTTCGAATTTTGCGGTTTCCTTCTCGATCATCTGCATCCTTTCCGGCGGCATCAACTCGCTGGCGCAGGCGACGTCGGGCGCCGGCGGCATCGGCATCGGTATCGGCTGGCTCGTCGGTTGTTTCGTGTCGCTCACCTTCGCGGTCGCCATGTCGCAGATCAGCTCGGCCTATCCGACGGCCGGCGGCCTCTACCACTGGGGCTCGATCCTCGGCAATCGCGGCACCGGCTGGGTGACGGCCTGGCTCAACCTGCTCGGCCTGATCACCGTGCTCGGCGCCATCAATGTCGGCACCTGGACCTTCTTCGTCGGCGCCTTCGGTCCGGCGCTCGGCATCGAGGGCACGCTGACCAACCAGATGATCTTCCTGGTCATCATCACCGGCGCCCAGGCGCTGATCAACCATCTCGGCATCAAGCTGACGGCGAAGCTGACCGATTTCTCCGGCTATCTGATCTTCTTCGGCTCGATCCTGATCGCGGTGGTCTGCCTGCTGTTTGCCCAAACCTGGGACTTCAGCCGCCTCTTCACCTTCCATAACTACTCCGGTGACGCCGGCGGCGGCGTGTGGCCGCAAGTGTCGAACGCCTGGGTCTTCGCGCTGGGCCTGCTGCTGCCGATCTACACCATCACCGGCTATGACGCCTCCGCGCACACCTCGGAGGAAACCATCAAGGCGGCGTCTTCCGTGCCGCGCGCGATGGTGATGTCGGTCATCTGGTCGGCGCTGTTCGGCTACCTGTTCCTTGCCGCCTTCGTGCTGATGATCCCGAACATGGACGATGCGGCCAAGCAGGGCTGGAACGTGTTCTTCTGGGCCTTCGACCAGCGCGTCCCGTCCGGCCTCAAGGAGTTCGTCTACCTGGTCGTGTTCCTGGCGCAGCTCCTGTGCGGCCTAGCGACGGTCACCTCCGCCTCGCGCATGATCTTCGCGTTCTCGCGCGACGGCGGGCTGCCGGGCTCGGCGGCGCTTGCCAAGGTCAGCCCGACCTACCGCACGCCGGTGGCGGCGATCTGGACGGCCTCGATCCTGTCGGTGCTGTTCGTGTGGGGTTCGTCGGTGGTCTCGGTCGCCGGCACCTCGGCCTATACGATCGTGGTGTCCTGCACCGTCATCTTCCTGTTCCTCTCTTTCACCGTGCCGATCGTGCTCGGCATGATGGCCTGGGGAACGCCGAAGTGGGACAAGATGGGGCCGTGGAACATGGGGCGCGGCATCTTCATGCTGTTCGCCTTCCTGTCGATCGTGTCGATGATCCTGATCTTCGTCATCGGCATCCAGCCGCCGAACGACTGGGCTCTCTACATCACCGTCGGTTTCTTCCTCCTGACGGCGATCGTCTGGTTCGCCTTCGAGCGCAACCGCTTCCAGGGTCCGCCGCTCGGCGACATCATCGCTGCTCGCCAGGCGGCGATCAAGGCGGCCGAACAGGCGGTCGGCGAGACCGGCCACTGA
- a CDS encoding ChbG/HpnK family deacetylase: MTRPIRLIADDYGLAPGVSGAILDLIERGRLTGTSCMTGFPEWEEAAARIRPFRRRAAIGLHLTLTDQIAVTGSSSLAPEGKLPGLAALALPVRRGRIEERDIHAELDAQYDRFTEALAGPPDHIDGHQHVHFLPAVRNWLLARFAGSTHKPALRGSPGLPGLDAAAAKIAAIAALAAGFNSAMRRAGFSVMTPLSGIYDWRQPEKFAVTLRGAVDTLPEQGLFMCHPGRVDDILRVRDPMQGVREVEFTVLRSDDFGASLDKAGARVMDGKA, from the coding sequence ATGACCAGGCCGATCCGCCTGATCGCCGACGACTACGGCCTGGCGCCGGGGGTGTCGGGCGCGATCCTCGATCTCATCGAGCGCGGCCGTCTGACCGGGACCAGCTGCATGACCGGCTTTCCCGAATGGGAAGAGGCGGCAGCGCGCATCAGGCCGTTCCGCCGACGGGCGGCCATTGGACTGCACCTGACCCTCACCGATCAGATCGCGGTGACCGGTTCGTCCAGCCTGGCCCCGGAAGGAAAGTTGCCCGGGCTCGCCGCCCTTGCGCTGCCGGTGCGGCGCGGGCGCATCGAGGAGCGGGACATTCATGCCGAGCTCGATGCCCAATACGACCGCTTCACCGAAGCGCTGGCTGGCCCGCCCGACCATATCGACGGACACCAGCATGTGCATTTTCTTCCTGCCGTGCGGAATTGGTTGCTCGCTCGGTTTGCGGGGAGCACACACAAGCCGGCGCTGCGCGGCTCGCCCGGGCTTCCGGGCCTCGATGCAGCGGCGGCCAAGATCGCGGCGATCGCCGCTCTGGCCGCCGGCTTCAACAGCGCGATGCGGCGGGCGGGCTTCAGCGTCATGACGCCGCTTTCCGGCATCTATGACTGGCGACAGCCGGAGAAATTCGCCGTGACGCTGCGCGGCGCGGTCGACACCTTGCCCGAACAAGGTCTGTTCATGTGCCATCCGGGCCGTGTCGATGACATTTTGCGGGTGCGGGACCCGATGCAAGGCGTGCGCGAGGTCGAGTTCACGGTTCTGAGGTCCGACGATTTCGGCGCCAGCCTCGACAAGGCCGGAGCGCGCGTGATGGACGGCAAGGCATGA
- a CDS encoding glycosyltransferase 87 family protein — MMVTKPVFDRLGFWLWVGSFLVVLGLVLWSPTTRSVVHIYRHGSEAFLSGQPLYQVEVAMGYLYAPAFAVLYAPLFKLGPYLGNVLWHMLGFGVLTFAAMRQVRKLGGEEQTWLLSFGLFLALPVSLAALRNGQATILLTGACWFLTLSALEGRRAECFFWASLAIIAKPTAIIMLLLAGALRPRLIPVLALAVLVVLAIPYGFASAGYINAQYHDFFRMLTSMAVDPTGPFVPADFTAPFTRLGMPIPESVATIVRVVAGLLTLWAVLQFDRRLDPGASGLAIFLTAAFYMCVFNPRVEQNTYAMVAVPAGLSIALLWREKGAGAVLWSLAALLFVTGLTSIDGRLHDLFHPWFRPVSISVVALVLVGWFWTQDRRKVPAAGAVAHG; from the coding sequence ATGATGGTAACCAAGCCGGTTTTCGACCGTTTGGGATTTTGGCTATGGGTCGGGTCGTTTCTGGTCGTGCTTGGCCTGGTGCTGTGGTCGCCCACCACGCGTTCGGTGGTCCATATCTATAGACATGGCAGCGAAGCGTTTCTGAGCGGCCAGCCGCTGTATCAGGTCGAAGTCGCCATGGGATACCTCTACGCTCCCGCTTTCGCCGTCCTCTATGCTCCGCTATTTAAGCTCGGGCCGTATCTGGGCAATGTTTTGTGGCACATGCTGGGCTTCGGCGTCCTGACCTTTGCCGCGATGCGCCAGGTGCGCAAGCTTGGCGGCGAGGAGCAGACATGGCTGCTGTCCTTCGGGCTCTTCCTAGCCTTGCCGGTGTCGCTGGCAGCACTTCGCAACGGCCAGGCAACGATCCTGCTCACCGGGGCGTGCTGGTTCCTCACGTTGTCGGCCCTCGAGGGGCGACGGGCCGAATGCTTCTTCTGGGCATCGCTCGCGATCATCGCCAAGCCCACGGCGATCATCATGCTGCTTCTGGCGGGAGCGCTGCGTCCCAGGCTGATACCGGTGCTGGCGTTGGCGGTCCTTGTCGTGCTCGCCATCCCCTATGGCTTTGCGTCCGCGGGCTATATCAACGCCCAGTACCACGATTTCTTCCGGATGCTGACTTCGATGGCGGTCGATCCGACCGGGCCCTTCGTCCCGGCCGATTTCACAGCGCCTTTCACGAGGCTTGGGATGCCGATCCCTGAATCCGTGGCGACGATCGTGCGCGTCGTGGCCGGTTTGCTTACGCTTTGGGCGGTGCTTCAGTTCGACCGTCGACTGGATCCGGGCGCCAGCGGGCTCGCCATCTTCCTCACGGCGGCTTTTTACATGTGCGTCTTCAATCCGCGGGTCGAGCAGAACACCTATGCCATGGTGGCGGTGCCTGCCGGTCTCTCCATCGCCTTGCTTTGGCGGGAGAAGGGAGCCGGGGCCGTGCTCTGGTCGCTGGCGGCGCTCCTCTTCGTCACCGGACTAACCAGCATCGATGGCCGGCTGCACGATCTTTTCCACCCGTGGTTCCGGCCGGTCAGCATCAGCGTCGTCGCCTTGGTGCTAGTCGGCTGGTTCTGGACGCAAGATAGACGCAAGGTGCCTGCCGCCGGAGCCGTCGCGCATGGCTGA